A portion of the Actinomycetota bacterium genome contains these proteins:
- a CDS encoding phosphatase PAP2 family protein, whose amino-acid sequence MRNRAVGVLVAAAATTLTVLAAVAHHRLLVVDRPLSEALRRDDLLVVMRWITEAGSPTSAAVLSLVAAAALWPLCRAFAMALPTTVAAGIAVDLSLKVLIDRPRPADVVIGTALGSFPNGHVIQATVVLGLLVPALYLVTGRIVVFWSSVVLSVVMVAGVASSRIALGAHWPSDVLASILIAASLLMRRARSVAGRARRRTSTPPVSCGVSDRSSPKYWRSISAPVPPGICAAALLRRSRLRAARPRNRPITARGASSGSGSAASWSNSSRNPSPGWWCGRRRRGELPGTARRRGGVPYH is encoded by the coding sequence GTGCGCAACCGGGCCGTGGGCGTGCTCGTCGCCGCCGCCGCGACAACCCTGACGGTGCTGGCGGCCGTGGCGCACCATCGCCTGCTGGTGGTCGACCGGCCGCTGTCGGAGGCACTGCGGCGCGACGATCTGCTGGTCGTGATGAGGTGGATCACCGAGGCCGGATCGCCGACTTCCGCGGCGGTCTTGAGCCTGGTCGCTGCCGCGGCGCTCTGGCCGCTGTGCCGCGCCTTCGCCATGGCACTACCGACCACGGTGGCCGCGGGCATCGCGGTCGACCTGAGCCTCAAGGTCCTGATCGACCGGCCGAGGCCAGCGGATGTGGTGATCGGGACGGCGCTGGGGTCGTTCCCGAACGGTCACGTGATCCAGGCGACGGTCGTGCTCGGGCTGCTCGTCCCGGCGCTGTACCTGGTCACCGGCAGGATCGTCGTGTTCTGGTCATCGGTGGTGCTGTCCGTCGTCATGGTCGCAGGGGTGGCGTCGAGCCGCATCGCCCTCGGTGCGCACTGGCCCAGCGACGTCCTGGCCAGCATCCTCATCGCGGCTTCCCTGCTGATGCGCAGGGCGCGCAGCGTGGCCGGCAGGGCACGCAGGCGGACCAGCACCCCGCCGGTCTCCTGCGGGGTCTCGGACAGGAGCTCCCCGAAGTACTGGCGCTCCATCTCCGCGCCGGTCCCTCCCGGCATCTGCGCCGCCGCGCTCTTGAGGAGGTCGAGGTTGAGGGCGGCCCGGCCGCGGAACCGGCCGATCACGGCCAGGGGGGCGTCCAGCGGCTCGGGCAGTGCGGCGAGCTGGTCGAACAGCTCGCGGAACCCCTCTCCAGGATGGTGGTGCGGTCGTCGGCGTCGAGGGGAGCTGCCAGGAACAGCTCGTCGACGCGGCGGCGTGCCGTATCATTGA
- a CDS encoding Crp/Fnr family transcriptional regulator codes for MATHVAWLARRFGRPELAPFTVSDVAALTTTLQRVGLRAGEKLLTAGEVADAAYVVEHGEIELFLPRHGSRHLVAIHRPGGVIGDIPLLCEMPAPYTAVARRDATVLVIEHGALLDLLGTHPAIALRWLTSTVRRLEHANRRIVALTIGDLRDRVLALLADELAGDERRHVDLTQAEMAALLGATRQSVNRVLHEFVGEGVIATGYGGVEVIDPRRLIALAGQEGVTGGRC; via the coding sequence ATGGCCACGCATGTGGCTTGGTTGGCACGTCGATTCGGTCGCCCGGAGCTGGCCCCGTTCACGGTCTCGGACGTCGCGGCTCTTACGACCACGCTGCAGCGTGTCGGGTTGCGTGCGGGCGAGAAGCTCCTGACGGCAGGTGAGGTCGCCGACGCGGCCTACGTCGTCGAGCACGGCGAGATCGAGCTGTTCCTACCGCGGCACGGCAGCCGCCACCTGGTCGCCATTCACCGCCCCGGCGGCGTGATCGGGGACATCCCCCTGCTGTGCGAGATGCCGGCCCCCTACACAGCGGTGGCGCGTCGCGACGCCACCGTGCTGGTTATAGAGCATGGCGCCCTACTCGACCTGCTGGGCACCCACCCGGCGATTGCCCTGCGGTGGCTGACCAGCACCGTGCGTCGGCTTGAGCACGCCAACCGCCGCATCGTGGCCCTGACGATCGGCGACCTACGCGACCGCGTCCTGGCGCTCCTCGCCGACGAACTGGCGGGCGACGAGCGGAGACATGTCGATCTGACTCAGGCGGAGATGGCTGCGCTGTTGGGTGCGACACGTCAGAGCGTCAACCGCGTGCTCCACGAATTCGTCGGCGAGGGCGTGATCGCGACCGGGTATGGCGGCGTCGAGGTCATCGACCCGCGCCGGCTCATCGCGTTGGCCGGGCAGGAGGGAGTGACGGGGGGGCGCTGTTGA